A single Luteitalea sp. DNA region contains:
- the lon gene encoding endopeptidase La: protein MATRDRVELEDVSSGEATLVVPPELPVLPLRDTVLFPHSFMPLAVAREMSVRLVTDAMTGPRLIGVFTQRDAAVEMPSDGELYRIGTATRIHKMFRLPDGSLRLIVQGLTRLSLQQLILGEPYLRAAVDIAPEIERPEDRLEIDALQRNIRTNFQRIVSLSPLLSDDLQTLAQNIEEAGKITDFIASSLNSLTTATRQEVLEAIDVRTRLDLLNRILIKELEVLELGSKIQSQVQSEVGKNQREYFLREQLKAIQRELGDEDEHTKDIEELRQKLEAAGMPEAVMKEASRELDRLARMPVAAAEYTVSRTYLDWLVALPWTKRTDDLIDLARAKAQLDHDHSDLEKAKERILEYLAVRKLNPELKGPILCFVGPPGVGKTSLARSIAESLGRKFVRVSLGGMRDEAEIRGHRRTYIGALPGQVIQGLRRAESKNPVFILDEIDKLGADFRGDPASALLEVLDPEQNFTFRDHYLDVPFDLSEVLFITTANVLDPVPPALRDRMEVLELPGYTEEEKLKIAREHLVAKQVKNHGLTDEQISFTDDALHVVIRGYTREAGVRNLEREIGALCRKVARRRAEGDESPVVLTPQAVQEFLGAPKFEEEETEERTSKPGVAIGVAWTPAGGEILFVEASRMPGPGTLTLTGHLGDVMKESARAALSWVRRHADEFGLDSNFYRETEIHLHVPSGAIPKDGPSAGVTMVAALVSVLAARPVRGDIAMTGEITLSGRVLPVGGIKEKVLAARRHGITEIVLPRQNEKNVNEDIEEELRRELKFHFVTTIDEVLAHVLTTVRVEEPIKTTSTPAEASVGA from the coding sequence ATGGCCACTCGTGATCGGGTCGAGCTCGAAGACGTCAGTTCCGGCGAAGCGACGCTCGTGGTCCCGCCCGAGCTACCGGTGCTGCCTCTGCGAGATACGGTCCTCTTTCCTCATTCCTTCATGCCACTCGCCGTGGCGCGCGAGATGTCGGTCCGCCTGGTCACCGATGCCATGACCGGCCCGCGTCTCATCGGGGTGTTCACCCAGCGAGACGCCGCGGTCGAGATGCCGAGCGATGGCGAGCTCTATCGAATCGGCACGGCAACCCGTATCCACAAGATGTTTCGCCTGCCGGATGGCAGCCTCCGCCTCATCGTGCAGGGGCTGACGCGGCTCTCGCTCCAGCAGCTCATCCTGGGCGAGCCATACCTGCGCGCGGCGGTCGACATTGCGCCGGAGATCGAGCGGCCCGAGGACCGGCTCGAGATCGACGCCCTGCAGCGGAACATCCGCACGAACTTTCAGCGAATCGTCTCGCTCTCACCGCTGCTCTCCGACGATTTGCAAACGCTCGCGCAAAACATCGAAGAAGCCGGCAAGATCACCGATTTCATTGCGTCGAGCCTCAACTCGCTCACGACCGCCACACGGCAGGAGGTGCTGGAGGCGATTGACGTGCGGACGCGGCTCGACTTGCTGAATCGCATTCTCATCAAGGAGCTCGAGGTGCTCGAGCTCGGGTCGAAGATCCAGTCGCAGGTTCAGTCGGAGGTGGGCAAGAATCAGCGGGAGTATTTCCTGCGCGAGCAGCTCAAGGCCATCCAGCGCGAGCTGGGTGACGAAGACGAGCACACCAAGGACATCGAGGAGCTGCGCCAGAAGCTCGAGGCGGCCGGGATGCCGGAGGCGGTCATGAAGGAGGCGTCGCGTGAGCTCGACCGCCTGGCGCGCATGCCCGTGGCCGCCGCCGAATACACCGTCTCTCGGACCTACTTGGATTGGCTCGTCGCGCTTCCCTGGACCAAACGCACTGACGATCTGATTGATCTGGCGCGCGCGAAGGCGCAGCTCGATCATGACCACTCGGATCTGGAGAAAGCCAAGGAGCGGATTCTCGAGTACCTTGCCGTTCGCAAGCTCAACCCTGAGCTCAAGGGCCCGATTCTGTGCTTCGTGGGGCCACCCGGTGTTGGGAAGACGTCGCTGGCGCGGTCGATCGCCGAGTCATTGGGACGTAAGTTCGTGCGCGTCTCACTGGGCGGTATGCGCGACGAGGCGGAGATTCGCGGCCACCGGCGTACGTACATCGGCGCGTTGCCCGGCCAGGTCATTCAGGGCCTGCGCCGCGCCGAGTCCAAGAACCCCGTGTTCATCCTGGACGAGATCGACAAGCTCGGCGCGGACTTCCGGGGCGATCCAGCCTCCGCCTTGCTCGAGGTGCTGGATCCCGAGCAGAACTTCACGTTCCGCGACCACTATCTCGACGTGCCGTTCGATCTGTCGGAGGTGCTGTTCATCACGACGGCGAACGTCCTCGACCCGGTACCGCCGGCACTGCGTGACCGGATGGAGGTCCTCGAGCTGCCCGGGTACACCGAGGAAGAGAAGCTCAAAATCGCACGAGAGCACCTGGTCGCGAAACAGGTGAAGAACCACGGTCTCACCGACGAGCAGATCTCGTTTACCGATGACGCGCTGCACGTTGTCATCCGCGGGTACACGCGTGAGGCAGGCGTGCGCAACCTGGAGCGTGAGATTGGCGCGCTTTGCCGGAAGGTCGCTCGCCGCCGCGCGGAAGGAGACGAGTCCCCGGTGGTGCTGACGCCGCAGGCCGTTCAGGAGTTCCTCGGTGCACCGAAGTTCGAGGAAGAGGAAACGGAAGAACGGACGAGCAAGCCAGGCGTGGCCATTGGCGTGGCTTGGACGCCGGCCGGTGGCGAGATTCTCTTCGTGGAGGCGTCGCGGATGCCCGGCCCCGGGACGCTGACCCTCACGGGGCATCTCGGTGACGTGATGAAGGAATCGGCGCGCGCGGCGCTTTCCTGGGTGCGCCGGCACGCGGACGAGTTCGGGCTGGATTCGAACTTCTACCGCGAGACGGAAATCCACTTACACGTGCCATCCGGAGCCATCCCCAAGGATGGGCCATCCGCCGGTGTGACGATGGTGGCGGCGCTGGTCTCGGTGCTGGCCGCACGGCCGGTGCGCGGCGACATTGCCATGACGGGCGAGATTACCCTATCCGGTCGCGTGCTCCCTGTCGGTGGTATCAAGGAGAAGGTCCTCGCGGCGCGTCGCCATGGCATCACCGAGATCGTCCTCCCGCGGCAGAACGAGAAGAACGTGAACGAGGACATCGAAGAAGAGCTGCGGCGCGAGCTCAAGTTTCACTTCGTCACGACGATTGACGAAGTGCTGGCGCATGTCCTTACCACGGTGCGCGTCGAAGAGCCGATCAAGACGACGAGCACACCTGCCGAAGCGTCGGTCGGAGCCTAA
- a CDS encoding DUF418 domain-containing protein, producing the protein MGEVLTVVLGGKAMTLFSMLFGIGLCIFFERASARGPGAMTLLTRRLLVLMAFGFAHVIFLWHADILASYAVSGLIALLLIRKRAAILLTVAIALLGGRALIVWMWPTVLPPSNAAMVAQHYQDALATYGGGSYLDVLVFRATEVRDIFLRFSFTHMPTELSHFLIGICIWRAGVLRHAARYRRVLAWGAFVGIAAGASFAIVRLVPEAMARIPYAQGELFYAIHSVFLRMFALGYGALLLLLLQRPSTRAKLLRLAPLGQMAFTNYLTQSMVFSTIFYGYGFGLLTKLGTAAAVLLGIAFYVVQAVVSILWLRRFVFGPFEWAWRCLTYGKLQPMRRLPRPIQSI; encoded by the coding sequence GTGGGTGAAGTGCTCACGGTCGTGCTTGGCGGCAAAGCCATGACGCTCTTTTCGATGCTGTTTGGCATCGGCTTGTGCATCTTTTTCGAGCGTGCCAGCGCGCGCGGTCCCGGCGCGATGACGTTGCTCACGCGCCGCCTTCTGGTGTTGATGGCGTTCGGATTCGCGCACGTCATTTTCTTGTGGCACGCCGACATCTTGGCGTCGTACGCCGTCTCAGGGCTGATTGCGCTGTTGCTCATTCGGAAACGGGCGGCGATCTTGCTGACCGTAGCCATCGCTCTGCTCGGTGGTCGCGCGTTGATCGTTTGGATGTGGCCTACGGTGCTTCCGCCATCAAATGCGGCAATGGTGGCGCAGCATTATCAGGACGCGTTGGCCACGTACGGAGGTGGCAGCTATCTCGATGTCCTGGTATTCCGCGCAACAGAGGTGCGCGATATCTTCCTTCGCTTCTCGTTCACGCATATGCCGACGGAGCTGAGTCACTTTCTCATCGGCATCTGCATCTGGCGTGCTGGCGTGTTGCGTCACGCCGCGCGTTACCGTCGCGTGTTGGCTTGGGGGGCGTTTGTCGGCATCGCAGCCGGTGCAAGCTTCGCCATCGTTCGTCTCGTCCCAGAGGCAATGGCTCGGATTCCGTACGCCCAAGGAGAGCTGTTCTACGCTATCCACAGCGTCTTCTTGCGGATGTTTGCGCTCGGATACGGCGCGCTCTTGCTGCTGCTGTTGCAACGCCCCAGCACCCGTGCCAAGCTCTTGCGACTCGCACCGCTCGGGCAAATGGCGTTTACGAATTACCTGACCCAGTCTATGGTCTTTTCCACGATCTTTTATGGATATGGATTCGGGTTGCTTACGAAGCTCGGGACGGCGGCGGCGGTATTGCTCGGCATCGCGTTCTACGTCGTCCAAGCGGTCGTGAGCATTCTGTGGTTACGCCGATTCGTCTTCGGGCCCTTCGAGTGGGCTTGGCGCTGTCTCACTTATGGAAAACTGCAGCCCATGAGGCGGCTCCCACGGCCGATTCAATCAATTTAA
- a CDS encoding NUDIX domain-containing protein, producing the protein MTKVLSSKNVYEGHIIRVDVDRVLLPHGHEATLEVVRHRGSVVLIPMPDADHVTLVRQYRYAIDRSVWELPAGSLDPGEELDQAARRECHEEVGLVPGRIERLAVFYPTPGYCDEMMVFYRLTDLQTPTTAAAHDEDEVLEPRTFTLAELSEMLTRGEIVDMKTAVGIGLVTT; encoded by the coding sequence ATGACAAAAGTCCTGTCGTCGAAGAACGTTTACGAAGGCCATATCATTCGCGTCGACGTCGACCGCGTCCTGTTGCCCCATGGTCATGAGGCGACTCTGGAGGTAGTCCGCCATCGCGGCTCGGTCGTGCTCATCCCGATGCCGGATGCGGATCATGTGACGCTGGTGCGCCAGTACCGCTATGCGATCGACCGATCCGTCTGGGAGCTGCCAGCAGGCAGTCTCGATCCAGGTGAAGAGCTCGATCAGGCCGCCAGACGAGAGTGTCACGAAGAAGTGGGATTGGTGCCGGGACGGATCGAACGCCTCGCCGTCTTCTACCCGACGCCCGGTTACTGCGATGAGATGATGGTGTTCTACCGCCTGACGGATCTGCAGACGCCCACAACCGCTGCGGCGCACGACGAAGATGAAGTGCTCGAGCCGCGGACGTTCACCCTCGCGGAGCTCAGCGAGATGCTGACGCGCGGGGAGATCGTTGATATGAAGACCGCCGTCGGAATTGGGTTGGTTACCACGTAA